Proteins encoded together in one Bradyrhizobium sp. PSBB068 window:
- a CDS encoding DMT family transporter, whose protein sequence is MGEIWGVLAAVLSSAIGGTSIGATRFLVGAIDPLAIGAFRFGIGVLLLLPLALLHRGSWPPRRDWPGVAGLGLLFFAAFPILFNASLIFTTAARGALALSTLPLLTMLVGAALGIEPLTARKTVGVLVTILGVAMALLSGLATAPPDAWRGDLLMVAAALCMALYSIWSKPFIRRSGPIPFTTLAMAAGAVVLITASLLRGSFAPVAEFGAPQWFGATYLGAFGAALTFYLWAFALERTTPTRVAISVTVNPIAASLVGAALLGEPLSWNLMAGIVTVFAGIWIATTQPQRAHATGPAVAPDAH, encoded by the coding sequence ATGGGCGAAATCTGGGGGGTGCTGGCTGCGGTGCTGTCGAGTGCGATCGGTGGAACCTCGATCGGGGCGACGCGGTTCCTGGTCGGCGCGATCGATCCGCTGGCGATCGGCGCATTCCGTTTCGGCATCGGCGTGCTGCTGCTGCTGCCGCTGGCGCTGCTGCATCGTGGAAGCTGGCCGCCGCGGCGCGACTGGCCCGGCGTCGCCGGCCTCGGCCTGCTGTTCTTCGCGGCGTTTCCGATCCTGTTCAACGCCTCGCTGATCTTCACGACCGCGGCGCGCGGCGCACTCGCGCTCTCGACCCTGCCGCTGCTGACCATGCTGGTCGGCGCGGCGCTCGGCATCGAGCCGCTCACCGCGCGCAAGACCGTAGGCGTCCTGGTCACGATCCTCGGCGTCGCGATGGCGCTGCTCTCCGGCCTCGCCACGGCACCACCGGATGCCTGGCGCGGCGATCTGTTGATGGTCGCGGCCGCGCTGTGCATGGCGCTCTACAGCATCTGGTCGAAACCCTTCATCCGTCGCTCCGGCCCGATCCCGTTCACGACGCTCGCCATGGCGGCTGGTGCAGTGGTCCTGATAACGGCCTCGCTGCTGCGCGGCAGCTTTGCGCCGGTCGCGGAGTTCGGCGCGCCGCAATGGTTCGGCGCGACCTATCTCGGTGCTTTCGGCGCGGCGCTGACTTTCTATCTGTGGGCGTTCGCGCTGGAACGGACGACGCCGACCCGGGTGGCGATCTCGGTCACCGTCAATCCGATTGCAGCCTCGCTGGTCGGCGCAGCCCTGCTCGGCGAGCCGCTGAGCTGGAATCTGATGGCCGGCATCGTCACCGTGTTCGCCGGAATCTGGATCGCGACCACCCAGCCGCAACGGGCACACGCGACCGGACCCGCGGTCGCACCCGACGCGCACTGA
- a CDS encoding LysR family transcriptional regulator encodes MSTLDPDLLQAFVAVADHRSFTRAASALDRTQSAVSMQVKRLEERLQAELFHRSTSSVDLSAAGEGLLGYARRILSLNAEAIGRVRAHGTDGRVRLGVMDDYGTLIVPPLLKDFTANYPLIHVEMETGLTSSMTDRLGEAYDLVIAMHPEGRGEGELLRTEQAVWAASAAHRVEQLDPLPVALYPQGCLFRAWAMQALDEADRPWRLAFVSHSLAAVEAIAAQGLAVTVVKSGTFPPALRRLTSRDGLPRLPRAEIRLHRARDLSRAASLLADHLVAALRQQAKRAS; translated from the coding sequence ATGAGCACCCTGGACCCGGATCTCCTGCAGGCCTTTGTCGCGGTGGCGGACCATCGCTCCTTCACCCGCGCGGCATCGGCGCTGGACCGGACCCAATCCGCCGTCAGCATGCAGGTGAAGCGGCTGGAAGAACGGCTGCAGGCCGAGCTGTTTCACCGCAGCACCTCCAGCGTCGACCTCAGTGCGGCCGGCGAAGGGCTGCTCGGTTATGCCCGCCGGATTCTCAGCCTCAACGCCGAGGCGATCGGCCGGGTGCGCGCGCACGGCACCGACGGGCGGGTCCGTCTTGGCGTGATGGACGACTACGGGACCTTGATCGTGCCGCCGCTGCTCAAGGATTTCACCGCCAACTATCCGCTGATCCATGTCGAGATGGAGACCGGGCTGACGTCGTCGATGACGGACCGGCTCGGCGAAGCCTACGACCTCGTGATCGCGATGCACCCCGAGGGGCGCGGCGAGGGCGAGTTGCTGCGCACCGAGCAGGCGGTGTGGGCCGCCAGCGCGGCGCATCGTGTCGAGCAGCTCGATCCGCTGCCGGTCGCGCTGTATCCGCAGGGCTGCCTGTTCAGGGCCTGGGCGATGCAGGCACTCGACGAGGCCGACCGGCCGTGGCGGCTCGCCTTTGTCAGCCACAGCCTGGCCGCGGTCGAGGCGATTGCGGCACAGGGCCTTGCGGTGACCGTGGTCAAGTCGGGCACGTTTCCGCCTGCGCTGCGGCGCCTGACGTCGCGCGACGGCTTGCCGCGACTGCCGCGTGCGGAGATCCGGCTGCACCGCGCGCGAGACCTGTCGCGCGCGGCATCACTATTGGCAGATCACCTGGTCGCCGCGCTCCGCCAGCAAGCGAAGCGCGCGAGTTAG
- a CDS encoding SDR family oxidoreductase, whose protein sequence is MNKIDLDGRCAVVTGGAQGFGRAITERFVASGAKVAIWDFDQPLAEKTARAIGENVIAIKTDVADPAAVDAARDQTLRAFGKIDILVNNAGITGANKPVWETDLDDWRRVMRINLEGPFICCKAVVPTMIGQKYGRIVNIASIAGKEGNPNAAHYSSSKAGLIALTKSLGKELAQHDILVNAVTPAAAKTAIFDQMTQAHIDFMLSKIPKARFVQVEELAAMVAWLASEDCAFSTGAVFDISGGRATY, encoded by the coding sequence ATGAACAAGATCGATCTCGACGGCCGCTGCGCCGTGGTCACCGGCGGTGCGCAGGGGTTCGGCCGCGCCATTACCGAGCGCTTCGTCGCATCCGGCGCCAAGGTCGCAATCTGGGATTTCGACCAGCCGCTGGCGGAGAAGACCGCGCGGGCGATCGGCGAGAACGTGATCGCGATCAAGACCGACGTCGCCGATCCCGCCGCGGTCGACGCCGCGCGCGATCAGACGCTCAGGGCATTCGGCAAGATCGACATCCTCGTCAACAACGCCGGCATCACCGGCGCCAACAAGCCGGTCTGGGAAACCGATCTCGACGACTGGCGCCGGGTGATGCGCATCAATCTCGAGGGTCCCTTCATCTGTTGCAAGGCGGTCGTGCCGACCATGATCGGCCAGAAGTACGGCCGCATCGTCAACATCGCCTCGATCGCCGGCAAGGAAGGCAATCCGAACGCCGCGCATTATTCGTCGTCGAAGGCCGGCCTGATCGCGCTGACCAAATCGCTCGGCAAGGAGCTCGCCCAGCACGACATCCTGGTCAACGCGGTGACGCCGGCTGCGGCGAAGACCGCGATCTTCGACCAGATGACGCAAGCGCATATCGACTTCATGCTGTCGAAGATTCCGAAAGCCCGCTTCGTCCAGGTCGAGGAGCTGGCCGCGATGGTGGCCTGGCTGGCATCGGAAGACTGCGCGTTCTCGACCGGCGCGGTGTTCGACATCTCCGGCGGCCGCGCGACGTACTAA
- a CDS encoding SDR family oxidoreductase yields the protein MSDRLKGKRAVVTAAAAGIGRACAIAFAREGATVIATDINESGIATLGKDGIAETARLDVRSTADVNSFAKRVGKIDILLNAAGFVHHGTILECSDEDFDFSFDLNVKSMHRTIKAFLPAMLAGGGGNIVNISSCAALRPPANRYVYSASKAAVSLLTRAVALDFITQGIRCNAICPGTVETPSMLERAAAAGPDGREKFVARQKMGRLGTAEEIAAMAVYLASDEAAFTTGVDMVVDGGFML from the coding sequence ATGTCAGACAGACTGAAGGGCAAACGCGCCGTGGTCACCGCCGCGGCGGCCGGCATCGGGCGCGCATGCGCGATCGCATTCGCGCGCGAAGGCGCGACCGTGATCGCCACCGACATCAATGAGAGCGGCATCGCCACGCTGGGCAAGGACGGCATCGCCGAGACCGCGCGGCTCGACGTTCGCAGCACGGCCGACGTCAACAGCTTCGCCAAGCGCGTTGGCAAGATCGACATCCTGCTCAATGCTGCTGGCTTCGTGCATCACGGCACCATTCTGGAGTGCTCCGACGAAGACTTCGACTTCTCGTTCGATCTCAACGTCAAATCCATGCACCGAACCATCAAGGCGTTTCTGCCTGCGATGCTGGCAGGCGGCGGCGGCAACATCGTCAACATTTCGTCCTGCGCGGCGTTGCGGCCGCCGGCCAATCGCTACGTCTACAGCGCGTCGAAGGCGGCGGTTTCGCTGCTCACGCGCGCGGTCGCGCTCGACTTCATCACCCAGGGCATCCGCTGCAACGCGATCTGTCCCGGCACCGTCGAGACGCCCTCGATGCTGGAGCGCGCGGCTGCCGCCGGCCCGGACGGACGCGAGAAGTTCGTCGCCCGCCAGAAGATGGGCCGGCTCGGCACCGCCGAGGAGATCGCAGCCATGGCGGTGTATCTTGCGAGTGACGAAGCCGCCTTCACCACCGGTGTCGACATGGTCGTCGACGGCGGCTTCATGCTCTGA
- a CDS encoding dihydroxy-acid dehydratase family protein, translating into MTKPHTNGHSAAGETTKGKGRRLRSQEWFDNPHNPGMTALYLERYLNYGLTREELQSGKPIIGIAQTGNDLSPCNRHHLELAHRVREGIRATGGIAMEFPTHPIQETGKRPTAALDRNLAYLGLVEILFGYPLDGVVLTTGCDKTTPACMMAAATVNLPAIVLSGGPMLNGWHEGQRTGSGTVVWKARERLAAGEIDYEQFLEIVASSAPSVGHCNTMGTASTMNSLAEALGFSLPGCAAIPAPYRERGQIAYETGKRIVDMVWEDLKPSDFLTREAFENCIVVNSAIGGSTNAPIHINALARHVGVELSIDDWQKYGHDIPLLVNMQPAGFYLGEEYHRAGGVPSVVRELIKHKRIHEGALTVNGRTMGENCKEAPQPDGDVIWGYDKPLVKDAGFIVLRGNLFDSAIMKTSVISKEFRDRYLSNPKDLNAFEGRAVVFEGPEDYHARIEDPALDIDEHCILFIRGTGPIGYPGGAEVVNMQPPAALIKRGILSLPCIGDGRQSGTSGSPSILNASPEAAADGGLAILRSGDKVRIDLNKGSANIMTSEDELRTRRAELKAKGGFPHPANQTPWQELYRQTVGQHATGACLELATRYHDIAGKVGVARDNH; encoded by the coding sequence ATGACAAAACCCCACACCAACGGGCACAGCGCCGCAGGCGAGACCACAAAGGGCAAGGGCCGCCGGCTCCGCTCGCAGGAATGGTTCGACAACCCGCACAATCCGGGCATGACCGCGCTCTATCTCGAGCGCTACCTCAATTACGGCCTGACCCGCGAGGAATTGCAGTCGGGCAAGCCTATCATCGGCATCGCACAGACCGGCAATGACCTGTCGCCCTGCAACCGGCATCACCTCGAGCTCGCCCACCGCGTTCGCGAGGGCATCCGCGCCACCGGCGGCATCGCGATGGAGTTTCCGACCCATCCGATCCAGGAGACCGGCAAGCGCCCGACCGCGGCGCTCGACCGCAACCTCGCCTATCTCGGCCTCGTCGAGATCCTGTTCGGCTATCCGCTCGATGGCGTGGTGCTGACCACCGGCTGCGACAAGACCACGCCGGCCTGCATGATGGCGGCTGCGACCGTGAACCTGCCGGCGATCGTGCTGTCGGGCGGCCCGATGCTGAATGGCTGGCACGAAGGCCAGCGCACCGGCTCCGGCACCGTGGTGTGGAAGGCGCGCGAGCGGCTCGCCGCGGGCGAGATCGACTATGAGCAGTTCCTCGAGATCGTGGCCTCCTCGGCGCCCTCGGTCGGCCACTGCAACACGATGGGCACCGCCTCCACGATGAACTCGCTGGCCGAGGCACTCGGCTTCTCGCTGCCGGGCTGCGCGGCGATCCCGGCGCCCTATCGCGAGCGTGGCCAGATCGCCTACGAGACCGGCAAGCGCATCGTCGACATGGTCTGGGAAGACCTCAAGCCGTCGGACTTCCTGACCCGCGAAGCGTTCGAGAACTGCATCGTGGTCAACTCCGCGATCGGCGGTTCGACCAACGCGCCGATCCACATCAATGCGCTGGCGCGCCATGTCGGCGTCGAGCTGTCGATCGACGACTGGCAGAAATACGGACATGACATTCCGCTGCTGGTGAACATGCAGCCGGCCGGCTTCTATCTCGGCGAGGAGTACCACCGCGCCGGCGGCGTACCGTCTGTCGTGCGCGAGCTGATCAAGCACAAGCGCATCCATGAAGGCGCCCTCACCGTCAACGGCCGCACCATGGGTGAGAATTGCAAGGAAGCGCCGCAGCCCGATGGCGACGTGATCTGGGGCTACGACAAGCCGCTGGTGAAGGACGCCGGCTTCATCGTGCTGCGCGGCAATCTGTTTGATTCCGCGATCATGAAGACCAGCGTGATCTCGAAGGAATTCCGCGACCGTTATCTGTCCAACCCGAAGGACCTCAACGCCTTCGAGGGCCGCGCCGTCGTGTTCGAGGGCCCGGAGGATTATCACGCGCGGATCGAGGATCCCGCGCTCGACATCGACGAGCACTGCATCCTGTTCATTCGCGGCACCGGCCCGATCGGCTATCCCGGCGGCGCCGAAGTGGTGAACATGCAGCCGCCGGCCGCGCTGATCAAACGCGGCATCCTGTCCCTGCCCTGCATCGGCGACGGCCGGCAGTCCGGCACCTCGGGCTCGCCCTCGATCCTCAACGCCTCGCCGGAGGCCGCCGCCGATGGCGGGCTCGCGATCCTGAGGAGCGGCGACAAGGTGCGCATCGACCTCAACAAGGGCAGCGCCAACATCATGACCTCGGAAGATGAGCTGCGCACCCGCCGCGCCGAGCTGAAGGCCAAGGGCGGCTTCCCGCACCCGGCCAACCAGACGCCGTGGCAGGAGCTCTACCGCCAGACCGTCGGCCAGCACGCCACCGGCGCCTGCCTCGAGCTCGCGACACGTTACCACGACATTGCCGGCAAGGTCGGCGTGGCGCGGGACAATCACTAG
- a CDS encoding LacI family DNA-binding transcriptional regulator: MARKRITPGKIRLAEVAKLAGVSPITASRFFRNPDALSAGKRARVESAAKELGYVPNLAARALASQRTEVIGVLIPSLTNNVFADVLRGIYDALDGSRYSIQLANTRYSILQEERLLRLFLAQKPAGLIITGINQTADSHRVMEAVDCPIVQIMEVGPSPIDMMIGFSHFDAAKAAIAHLLAQGYRRIGFLGARMDPRVQRRLDGYRAAMTDAALFDPQLIVTTAIPTSVTLGGTLFADLLAQAPDIDAVFCVNDDLALGALFECKRRHMTVPEQMAIVGFNDLEFMASSEPTLSSVRTNRYEMGRNAAMMVLETLEGRRPTESVVDLGFSVMERQSSARRS, translated from the coding sequence ATGGCCCGAAAGCGCATCACGCCTGGCAAGATCCGGCTCGCCGAAGTCGCGAAGCTCGCCGGCGTCAGTCCGATTACGGCCTCGCGCTTCTTCAGGAATCCGGACGCGCTTTCGGCCGGCAAGCGCGCCCGGGTCGAGAGTGCGGCAAAAGAACTCGGTTACGTGCCCAATCTCGCGGCACGCGCGCTTGCGTCGCAGCGTACCGAGGTGATCGGTGTCCTGATCCCGTCGCTCACCAACAACGTGTTCGCCGACGTACTGCGCGGCATCTATGACGCGCTCGACGGCAGCCGCTACAGCATTCAGCTCGCCAACACCCGCTACAGCATCCTGCAGGAAGAGCGCCTGCTGCGTCTATTTCTGGCACAGAAGCCGGCTGGGCTGATCATTACCGGCATCAACCAGACCGCCGATTCCCACCGCGTCATGGAGGCCGTGGACTGCCCGATCGTGCAGATCATGGAGGTCGGCCCCTCGCCGATCGACATGATGATCGGATTCTCGCACTTTGACGCAGCAAAAGCTGCGATCGCCCACCTCCTTGCGCAGGGCTACCGGCGCATCGGCTTCCTCGGCGCGCGAATGGATCCGCGGGTGCAGCGGCGGCTCGACGGCTATCGCGCCGCGATGACGGACGCCGCGCTGTTCGATCCGCAGCTCATCGTCACCACGGCGATACCGACCTCGGTGACGCTGGGCGGGACGCTGTTTGCCGACCTGCTCGCCCAGGCACCCGACATCGACGCGGTGTTCTGCGTCAATGACGACTTGGCGCTCGGCGCGCTGTTCGAATGCAAGCGCCGCCACATGACGGTGCCGGAGCAGATGGCGATCGTCGGCTTCAACGACCTCGAATTCATGGCCTCGAGCGAGCCGACGCTGAGCAGCGTGCGCACCAATCGCTACGAAATGGGCAGAAACGCTGCCATGATGGTGCTGGAGACGCTGGAAGGCCGCCGCCCCACTGAGTCCGTCGTCGATCTCGGCTTCAGTGTCATGGAACGGCAAAGCTCGGCGCGACGCAGCTGA
- the ugpC gene encoding sn-glycerol-3-phosphate ABC transporter ATP-binding protein UgpC, protein MSSVQIRDVRKSFGNFEVLHGVSIPIEDGEFVVLVGPSGCGKSTLLRMLAGLENITSGTISIGDRVVNNVQPKERDIAMVFQNYALYPHMTVADNMGFSLKLRGAKPEEISTGVKRAAEILALTPLLERYPRQLSGGQRQRVAMGRAIVRDPQVFLFDEPLSNLDAKLRVAMRTEIKELHQRLKTTTVYVTHDQIEAMTMADKIVVMHDGIVEQMGSPLELYDRPANQFVAGFIGSPAMNFLKGNVKVNGAAYFEGPNGVKLPLKSAPANSDGKPAVYGVRPEHFTIADDGAEAEIVVVEPTGSETQVFAKLGGEQVVAVFRERHLFNPGDKVRLKPDPALVHLFDDGTGKRLNS, encoded by the coding sequence ATGTCGTCGGTCCAGATTCGCGACGTGCGCAAGTCGTTCGGCAATTTTGAAGTCCTGCACGGCGTGTCGATCCCGATCGAGGACGGCGAGTTCGTCGTGCTGGTCGGCCCTTCAGGTTGCGGCAAGTCGACCCTGCTGCGCATGCTGGCGGGACTCGAGAACATCACCTCAGGAACGATCTCGATCGGCGATCGCGTCGTCAACAATGTCCAGCCCAAAGAGCGCGACATTGCGATGGTGTTCCAGAACTACGCGCTTTATCCGCACATGACGGTCGCCGACAATATGGGCTTCTCGTTGAAGCTGCGCGGCGCCAAGCCCGAGGAAATCTCGACCGGCGTCAAGCGCGCGGCGGAAATCCTCGCTTTGACCCCGCTGCTTGAGCGCTATCCGCGGCAACTCTCCGGCGGCCAGCGCCAGCGTGTTGCAATGGGCCGCGCCATCGTGCGCGATCCGCAGGTGTTCCTGTTCGACGAGCCGCTGTCGAACCTCGACGCCAAGCTGCGCGTCGCGATGCGCACCGAGATCAAGGAACTGCACCAGCGGCTGAAGACCACGACGGTCTACGTCACCCACGACCAGATCGAGGCCATGACCATGGCCGACAAAATCGTGGTGATGCATGACGGCATCGTCGAGCAGATGGGCTCGCCGCTCGAGCTCTACGACAGGCCCGCGAACCAGTTCGTGGCCGGTTTCATCGGCTCGCCGGCAATGAACTTCCTCAAGGGCAATGTCAAGGTCAACGGCGCCGCCTATTTCGAGGGACCGAACGGCGTCAAGCTGCCGCTGAAATCCGCGCCGGCCAATTCCGACGGCAAGCCGGCGGTGTACGGCGTTCGGCCCGAGCATTTCACCATCGCCGATGACGGCGCCGAGGCAGAGATCGTGGTGGTCGAGCCGACCGGATCGGAGACGCAGGTGTTCGCCAAGCTCGGCGGCGAGCAGGTCGTCGCGGTGTTCCGCGAGCGCCATCTGTTCAATCCCGGCGACAAGGTCCGGCTCAAGCCGGATCCGGCGCTGGTCCATCTGTTCGACGATGGTACCGGCAAGCGGCTGAACAGCTGA